One window from the genome of Cyclobacterium amurskyense encodes:
- a CDS encoding RNA polymerase sigma factor, with the protein MSSDFYRSSILPYAAIIIKICRAYTNTQEDFEDYYQEVCLQIWKSRDNFRRQSEWSTWVYRLSLNVCLTLLKKKKNSSQYFASDALPEEVVEDSHAFSDEALNHLYDAIRQLSEVDRGVILLYLEEKSYQEIADIIGTNPNNIGVRIKRIKERLKKRLDGKVN; encoded by the coding sequence GTGAGCAGCGACTTTTATAGATCTTCAATTTTACCCTATGCAGCAATCATTATTAAGATATGCCGCGCATATACCAATACGCAAGAAGATTTTGAAGATTACTATCAAGAAGTATGTTTACAAATTTGGAAAAGCAGAGACAATTTCCGCAGGCAGTCTGAGTGGTCTACTTGGGTTTACAGATTGTCTTTGAATGTTTGCTTGACCTTGTTGAAGAAAAAGAAAAACAGTTCTCAGTATTTCGCTTCTGATGCCTTGCCTGAAGAGGTGGTTGAAGATAGCCATGCATTTTCAGATGAGGCACTAAATCATTTGTATGATGCCATTAGGCAACTGTCGGAAGTTGACAGGGGAGTGATTTTACTTTATCTGGAAGAAAAGTCTTATCAGGAAATAGCAGACATTATTGGTACTAACCCAAATAACATCGGGGTGCGCATTAAAAGAATTAAAGAACGGTTAAAAAAACGATTAGATGGAAAAGTCAATTGA
- a CDS encoding DUF6920 family protein, whose product MRIALIIVIGIHGVIHLFGFLKAFDLSEFNAITQPISKAFGLLWLLTFVLFAVTVFLLSIQSNYWWAIGIVGVILSQLLILNYWSDAKFGTIINLVVLVLIFLLYSSGSFKKMVGDETAKMFEDSNTLVNTILSEQMIVDLPATIQKWLLNSGAIAKPLVYNVYLEQDLQMLMKPEQKEWNKAKARQYFTIAPPAFIWSVKLKMNPFLAVVGRDKFENGQGEMTIKLLSFFSVVDAKNNDKVNQATLQRYLAEMVWFPSFALNPYISWEAMDDYSAKATMEYNGTEGSGIFHFEENGDFKKFVAMRYKDADDVLPTEWTVTATKTEERNGIKIPVESKAEWKLERGNWTWLKLNITDIKYNLEEMPMALD is encoded by the coding sequence ATGCGAATAGCTTTAATAATAGTCATTGGGATACATGGTGTTATCCATCTGTTTGGATTTTTAAAGGCCTTTGACCTTTCCGAATTTAATGCCATTACCCAACCCATCTCCAAAGCGTTTGGATTATTATGGTTGTTGACCTTTGTATTATTTGCTGTAACTGTATTTTTATTGTCCATTCAGTCCAATTATTGGTGGGCAATTGGAATTGTGGGTGTAATCCTTTCACAGTTATTAATTCTAAACTATTGGAGTGATGCCAAGTTCGGGACAATTATAAATTTGGTCGTACTGGTTTTAATTTTTCTTCTTTATTCATCGGGAAGCTTTAAGAAAATGGTGGGTGATGAAACAGCGAAAATGTTTGAGGATTCAAATACCTTAGTAAACACCATTTTATCGGAGCAAATGATAGTGGACTTGCCTGCAACAATTCAAAAATGGTTACTTAATAGTGGGGCAATTGCAAAACCATTGGTTTACAATGTTTATTTGGAACAAGACTTGCAAATGTTGATGAAACCTGAGCAAAAAGAATGGAACAAGGCAAAAGCCCGACAATATTTCACCATTGCACCTCCAGCTTTTATTTGGTCAGTCAAGCTAAAAATGAATCCATTTTTAGCTGTGGTTGGGAGAGATAAATTTGAAAATGGTCAAGGAGAAATGACGATTAAGTTGCTTTCCTTCTTTTCTGTTGTAGATGCAAAAAACAATGATAAGGTAAATCAAGCCACCTTACAGCGGTATTTGGCCGAAATGGTTTGGTTCCCATCTTTTGCCTTGAACCCATATATAAGTTGGGAGGCAATGGATGACTATTCGGCGAAAGCCACAATGGAATATAATGGGACCGAAGGTTCAGGCATATTTCACTTTGAAGAAAATGGGGATTTTAAAAAATTTGTGGCCATGCGGTATAAGGATGCAGATGATGTTTTGCCTACTGAATGGACAGTTACCGCTACCAAAACCGAAGAACGAAATGGGATAAAAATCCCAGTTGAATCGAAGGCGGAGTGGAAATTAGAGAGAGGAAATTGGACCTGGTTAAAACTTAATATTACAGACATTAAATACAACCTTGAAGAAATGCCGATGGCCCTGGACTAA
- a CDS encoding sulfatase has product MAHFICNGYSKIFGFSRGKNIGISLFLTLFTLLPLLIQAQGKKELNVLFMISDDLTATALSSYENGASHTPNIDKLASEGTRFTKAYCQYPVCGPSRASMMFGYYPNATTTYGYVSGREKVGPNRQSWAQLFKDNGYYTARVGKIFHMGSVDILKGRNGKDDPVSWTERFNSPAPEVFAKGEHELVQNNPFGLLTLPKDSLWNGGNQIHIVKTEEYEIQTDAETANKVSKLLRAHKNEPFFIAAGFFRPHVPFVAPKSSFDSYPHEQIVMPPKVDGDWDDIPEQGINYVNSVNGEMTVEQEKKAVAAYYASTSFLDDQVGKVLQTLKEEGLEKNTIVIFTSDHGYFLGEHRFWMKVGLMEESVRVPLIIKVPGQAPAVCYSFAELIDLYPTISELAGLQAPEAIQGKSLAPLIDNPKLEVRDFAFSVSQRNGRMGYLIRSSEWAYIQYGEQAEGGMELYDMNYDKGQYNNLALYPKYTEVVSEMQGLLKDKLAEVRANDLGIEY; this is encoded by the coding sequence ATGGCACACTTTATATGCAATGGCTACTCTAAAATCTTTGGATTTAGCAGAGGTAAAAATATAGGAATATCCCTCTTCCTTACACTTTTTACCTTATTACCCCTTCTCATTCAGGCGCAAGGCAAAAAAGAACTGAATGTTTTGTTTATGATCTCAGATGATCTTACAGCTACAGCATTGTCTAGTTATGAAAATGGCGCTAGCCATACCCCAAACATAGACAAATTGGCTTCTGAAGGGACGCGGTTTACAAAAGCCTACTGCCAATATCCTGTCTGTGGTCCATCCAGGGCATCCATGATGTTTGGCTATTACCCAAATGCGACAACCACCTATGGCTACGTTAGTGGACGAGAAAAGGTAGGCCCAAACCGCCAGTCATGGGCCCAATTGTTCAAAGACAATGGTTACTATACTGCTCGGGTTGGTAAGATATTCCATATGGGCTCTGTCGATATCCTGAAAGGAAGAAATGGAAAGGATGATCCTGTATCTTGGACAGAAAGATTTAACAGCCCAGCCCCTGAGGTTTTTGCTAAAGGAGAGCATGAATTGGTTCAAAATAATCCTTTTGGTTTGCTTACCTTACCTAAGGATAGCCTTTGGAATGGAGGCAATCAAATTCACATTGTCAAGACGGAAGAATATGAGATTCAGACAGATGCCGAAACAGCCAATAAGGTATCGAAACTCCTGAGAGCGCATAAAAACGAGCCGTTTTTTATCGCGGCCGGCTTTTTCCGCCCTCATGTACCTTTTGTAGCTCCTAAATCTTCCTTTGATAGCTATCCACATGAGCAAATTGTGATGCCTCCCAAGGTTGATGGCGACTGGGATGACATTCCTGAGCAAGGGATTAATTATGTGAACAGTGTAAATGGGGAAATGACAGTCGAACAAGAGAAAAAAGCTGTGGCTGCTTATTATGCTTCTACCTCCTTTTTGGATGACCAAGTCGGCAAAGTATTGCAAACCTTAAAAGAAGAAGGACTCGAAAAAAACACTATTGTTATCTTTACCTCTGACCACGGCTACTTTTTGGGAGAACATCGGTTTTGGATGAAAGTCGGATTGATGGAAGAATCCGTCAGGGTTCCGTTGATCATCAAAGTACCTGGACAAGCCCCAGCAGTGTGTTATTCTTTTGCAGAACTAATTGACCTCTATCCAACCATTTCGGAATTAGCAGGCTTACAAGCTCCAGAAGCTATCCAAGGCAAAAGTCTGGCCCCGCTGATCGATAATCCCAAGTTAGAAGTAAGGGACTTTGCTTTTTCCGTTTCTCAGCGGAATGGTAGAATGGGCTATCTAATTCGCTCATCTGAATGGGCTTATATTCAATATGGAGAGCAGGCTGAAGGAGG